The segment GGATGTCCGCTGCAATGTAGACCAGCTTTTTGGTGGACAGGGAGGCAGGACTCCCACTTTCACTGCCGCCCTCGTCCATTGACGTTCGGCTGGAGGTGGAAGAGGCTGAGCTCGGCAGAGGCCTGGTTGGCTCTTTAGTCACCTCGGTGGGTGGAGTCTTAGTCAATACCTGTGTGGACACCGATCAAGATGAGGAACAAGAGCAAGTAACagcaatgtgttgtttttttttgttttttttattggaatTACTGCTCATTTTAGTCTTCCTctgatttatttacatttacctcATCAAGAAACTTGGCATATCGTGCGTAAAGCTGCAATGTGAGCTTCCAGAAGCGATGGGCCAGAGGTGACAGATAGACTTTATCTGACCAGCATCTCACTAGGCAGGACCACAACACCTCCGATACCTGCAGGTGGTATGAACTGCCAGCTGGACAAGAACAGACACGAATACACAGTCACTTCAGGTAAACTATTAGGTCCACACTGCCATTCATGATAGAGAATAAATTTCTACCTGGTGCTGCCTCTAGTCCATCGCTTATGCTGTTCTCCAGACTTCCTGCTATTTCCTTGTAcctgaaaaacagacacatggaGAGGCGAAggacaaaacaatcaatgtGTTATCAGCTTATCTGTTACATCAGCTCCAATATGCAGGTGTTTATGACGTGAAACAACACTGTGTGCGCTAGAAATGACAGACTTTCCAGACAAGCTGGACTGTGCAGGTTTGTATTGTGAAATGAGGACACGAGCCCTAAGCTTTACAGTGTGCGTCTGTGTTTGTGGGGGCTGGAGGAGGTTGAATGAACAGTAGACAACTGCTTTACTTTTTCACACAGATCAATGGTCATTCAGTAAGGTACAGTGTCATGTTTATGGGCTACGTTTAGTAATACGCTGACACTCATCCTCAGCTTACATTTTGCTTCTTGTCATCATTCTGCATGAAACTCACACCCATAAGCAGTTTTCCAGATTCCTATAAAAATGGGCTTTGTTCAACTTCTGAACATCTGCCAACTTGTCTTTTTCCCAGTAAAAAGTGCTGACAGTCTGCAGTTTTAATCAAATCTTGTCTCTTGAGTCCTTACAGCAAGACCAGGCAATTCTTCAAAATACATGCTGAGCAGAAATTCCACTTTCACCGACACCTGACCATATTCATTTAAGCAGAGGTTAAAATCTAAATTCAGTTCTAAATTCAAAAGATTACAACACATATTTGAACTTCTCTTGCTAGCTCTATGAATGCCTTCCAGGAAagactgtctgaaaatgtgtgGCATTACCCACAtctgtgctaagctaacccCCTCCGGGCCACAGCTTCACactgaacagacagacatgagaccTCAAACTATTCCCTAAATGaagtacatttttgtattttcaacaAATAAGTAATGAACATCTTAAAAAAATGCTTAATTTTCTGACTAAGTTTTCCAAAGGATATATAGTATTTTGAAGTCACACTTCCAAAATAATTATGGTTGAAGCCTGCGATTTACAAAACGTATAATGGGATCTGAAAAGAGCCATGGGTGGGTACTATACATAGCGTAATCTATAGGCTACAGTATGTAGTATAGCTCGTATTGGAGGTAATATGCACCGTAGTTGGAAGTATACAGGCAGGTTCCATTTGTTGTGGAAGCTTGTATATGAGGGGTGTACCCTCAGTCTCTTCACACTGGCCTGCGAGCTGCACTGACGCTCAAACCTCCGCACAAACTCCATGCTCTCAGTGTAACGCTAGAAAAGAAGATAAAGAgtcaacagaaaacacacacacactcacactggtGAAAGGACTCAATCTAACAATTAAACTtttgtcacagcaaatattgtgggacatttaagcagcaaaactaaaaactgtagttataaaGTTGACAGGATGGATATGACTGCTATCTTTGCATCACTGGCATACACACACGAACTGTGTTACTGTGGCTGTACCTCATAGAATATGTCGGGGTTTCCAGGGTTGAAAAGGTAGGCCAACCTCTCCTCCATCCCTTTGATAATCTCTGGCCACACAGAGTTCACCAGGAAATCATAACCTGGCACTATGTCAGCTTTGTCACTGAGGAAAGAGGGAACATCAGCacataaaaaatatgttatCATCTACATTTCTTCGAAGTCCACTAGTCCAGATGTGTTGAATAAATTATGCATGGTAACTGCATTCATATATAAATACAGCACAATGAATAAATTAAGTGTGTGGTCAATATGCTGAATGCAACAGCTCTACAGAcgaaagaaaatattttgcttCTCTAGCAGAGGCTAGATACAACTACTTGATTTATGCATGCTTGGAATGAATTTGGCTCCATGACAACATCAGTACCTGGATACGGCTCCTCCAGTGACCTCTCTAAGCAATCTACAATGATGAGGAACAAACTCCAACAGTCTAGAGTACATCAACTGGAGACCATTCGGAGTGGACTTCACCACCTCTTCTACTATCACctaaaagaaagagaggagaggatgtTCTGGCAGTTAtcaattaatatatttaaaaaagcagAAACTCTTGGATCTACAGGATGTCAAAATATGTCTGGCATGTTTACCTGGTCCATGTATGGTTTGACCAGCACCTGTCCTACCAGGGCCTCAGCATCTCGAGTCTTGTCTATGGTGGCGTATGTCCTCAGACAGTGACGCACTATGACCACATTGGATGTTTGGAGACCCTCGATCAGCAGGCCCTCTAGAGATTGCTGCAGCATGGATGTGATCCCTGCGATACGCTGGCAGAGGACAGAACCTTGGTCACATACACAGTTAAAGAACGAGCATCAAGAAAATATTCTGAGCATattccagcagacacagagaccAAGTGAATCATGAATCAATGTGGTAACTAGGATCAAatgttactactgctactccGTGCAGATGGTGGCATTGATGATTTTCCTGTAAGAGAAAAGCCCTCAGCACCACCAACCCAACTGAGTGTCTATTTATTGGTTTATCAGCTGTCTGATTGACCTGTTAACACTTACAGGTCTGACTTTGTCCAACAGGGGCATGCCTTTGCTCTGTACAGCGTGGAACTGCAGCTGGTTGAATTCTGTAGCAATCCTCTCCAGGATCTGACCTGCTAACAAGGGACtatgcagagacagacagacatgaagtCAGACACAAAAGCATAGAACTACATCCCTGCAGTGATCAAACTCAAACAATGTGAACTTCTGGTGTGCTCAAGTgttttttctaatgtttttgCCGTTCTTTGCGTCTGCAATTTTgagttttgttgaaaaaaatggAACGCGTTGCTCAAGAGCACAAAATAGAAACACAACAACTGCAAATGCTGAAAATGCCATTACTTGGTTAAAAACCTGTAAACATTCAACACCAGTATATATACCAAGTGATGCCAGTGGGTTTGTTAGCATGTCAGTTTCCCACCTGCTGCTTTCCAGAGAGCTGGATTCCTTGGAGTTCTGTGAGTGAAGGATCTTCTCAATCTTCTCCACTGACCGCACCACCTGAATTAACCTCAATACATACACCTGATGGACAGCATAATAATAGAAAGATGAGATTGACAACTGTCTACTATTGCACAATCTAGATTAAAAGCAGGAAAACTAGCATTGCCGTTACCTAAAAAAACAGGTTAATCTAGGTCTGGGCAACAAAACAATTATccgatataattttcctcaataacaaaataacaaatgtttaataaaggtttgatttaattaatttgaatcacgaacgaattataaattatttctaTGAAGATATTTAttctgttgaggaaaagggTCACTGAAAGAAGATATCACTTAATATTACTCATGcatatcataattgttttgaatgttctactttttttttttttttttttaagtgatccactgtttggcaagcatcatgttctgaccataaagaatagttaaAACCATAATCCACAAAACCATctggttttttttcttcaattttactcaggagcaaaaatcagcctttaaacctttaaaaaagaaataatgatttgacatttatcgtgataattatcaatatcaaacAATGTAAATTTtgttatcgtgataacatttttggccatatcgcctaGCCGTACGTTGGCACCAAATATCTTGTTGAAACACCATTAAGTTCACAATTTGGCATGGGCATGCCAAACCAGTCACAGAGCCATGTTAAGGTGatcataaaataaatttaatgatgaatacaaaatatgatCAAGTGATGAAGTCAGACAGGAAGACGAGGAgccaaaccttttttttctgcagaTCATCGTGTTTGGACAGCTGGCTGTCTATAGCCTGAATCACCTCACTCACGCAGGACCGCAGACTCTGTAATGAATAACAGCCAGAACCATGCATGAACACTCTGTGGCCGGAATCAATCAAAGCTTACAGTACACTTAATCAGAACACATACCATAACCTCTTCTCGTAACTGCCCCAACGGCACTGAAAGCTGATTGAGGGCCTTGTCCATCCCCACCTGAGACAAGGAAGCAGAGGCCAAAAGTTAACAAGAGTCTACCCTCACACGatcagaaatgaaaacatgaatggTGGTCTGCCTTTTATTTTTTGGGAGCATATCTACAGCCTAACTTTGACATaacattagggctgcaactaacgattattttctttatcgattaatctgtcgatcatttttacagtttatCGATCAGTTGTTTGgcctataaaatgtcataaaatggtgaaaaatgtcgatcattgtttcccaaagcccaagatgacttACTCAaatgtccacaacccaaagatattcagtttctGTCATAGAGGactaaagaaaccagaaaatattcacatttaagaagctgaaatcagagaaatTGGACATTTTTtctaagagaaaataaaagttgaCTAAGACCAGAAAGAGAACACACATTACCCCTATCCTAAagtctctgcattggcttccagttaattttagaattgattttaaaatccttttactactttataagTCATTTAATAGTATTGGACCAGAATACTTAGCAGATTTGCTTTTACCTTATGAACCTACTAGAGGTCCTCAGGTCCTCTGGTAGTGGCTTTCTAATTATTCCTAAAGCCTCAACTACAACCTACGGTGAGGCATCCTTTCAATGTTATGGCCCGCGTTTGTAGAACACCCTTCCTATTGAGCTGAGAGCAGCAGGAAATCTGGACATGTTTAAAGGCAAACTAAAGACATACCTATTTAACCAAGCTTTTAACTGAGCTGTATTTTGGGAGGGGCGGGGATTGATTGTTGGTCTTgacctgcttttttttttttagtattttaactattttaaatgGTTCTAtagtgtgaagcactttgtgttacatgtatttgtatgaaaagtgctatataaataaagattgattgattgatgaatTTAATAGTTGACTAACTAACTGactaattgactaatcattgcagctctacatAACATTGACAAATATTTTGTGATAGAAGACATTTTACAGTAGAATAATCAATATGCTATCAAAGATGATAGTAAGAGTAAATAtaacaaacataaataacagttaaaaaaaaaataatgaacactatatttaatataattcaCAAAAAAAGTAAGTATTGCTTTAGTTTACCACTCTCCAATTTCTTTTTGCCTATTTGCCAACATAATCACCAATATAATGTATATCTGTGATAATATCTACTAAAAGCAAAGGCTTGTCAATTTATAGGtataagaaaatattttagcTGATATTCATCAATACAGTTTAAATGAAGGTCAAGCTTGTCTTAGACATTTTAGGAGAATATTTATCAATAGACGTGGACAGTGATTTCTAGATAACCTCCCTGTCTCCTGTGGACTACAAGGCTGTAAGGTTCAAAATGTCCAACCAAAGTGGCTAATGAGCAACATCAGTAACAACTTACCAAGTTGGTGGAGAGGTTAACAAAATCAGCATAGTCCTTGTTGATAAGCTCCACCATCGCCGTTTTCAGCAGCTTATAGTAGAGCTCCAggtcctctctcatctcctccaGCTGGACCTGCTTCCGACACTCCGACACAAACTGGTCAACGTCAAAGTCATCCTGCAGACAGAGGCGACAGACAGCAAGATCAGAAGCATACATCCAGCAACCCTAACACATCGACAGACAAGCTTTACCAgaaaatggagagagaaaagCGACTTGGCTACAAACTGACACATCATACAGAATGAACACATGCACAGTAAAGTTTCACGTTATATcaatataaacaacaacactgatAATGACcgttatttaactttaaaagcaTATTAACTGTACTAATTAAACAGGAAAGGTTGAAAAAACAGGAGCATCCAGTAAAGACTTAactagctaatgctagctagtTTAACTGTACGGCACAAGCTATCGTTGGCACTTTACCAAACATAACGTTAACGGATTCTTACCTTCATAAAAACGTCCTTGTCGAAGCACAAAGAATCCGGTCCCTTCGGTAGATTCATGTTGGATTATAAAACACAGCTACAACATACACAGAAAAGTCACAAGCCTCCTTCTCCAGTTAGCTGCTTTTACTATGCTTCCGCAAACATGGCAAGCGCACCAACGAGCAAGCAAAGGAGGACCACTAGAGGTTTCAATAATGTAACAGCGCCCTCTGGAGACAGCAAGCGGTAAAGTCATTGTGGCAAGGCAAGGTTTCTCAATTCACAACACCAAAACAacaatctttaaaaatgttaaatagaCAAATAGTAAACTAGCAGCACCGTAGATATAAAAGTATAATGAACTTTAAATTGCATGTGATTTCATTACATGGATGAGGGGTGGCAGGGGTGCAATGGCTAAGACTCTGCCTTTGGCGTGACAGACcggggttcaatcccccactgtgacccatccaccattgtgtccctgagcaagacacttaacccctagttgctccagaggcgtgtgatctctgacatgtatagcaattgtaagtcgctttggataaaagcgtcagctaaatgtaaaccTTGGATGAGCTCATAGCTTCAAATTCAAATCacctttattggcatgaatgtataacagtattgccaaagctacatataaattacataagaacaattaatttcattaaataagtaaataaagcagtaaaagttgtgtttgtgtgtgttaataaaaataaaataataataataaatatataaaatattaaaattcccgaaaaaataaatattaaaaataaaaaatacagtaagtgtgtgtgtgtgtgtgtgtgtgtgtgtgtgtgtgtgtgtattaacagacaaaaaacaagtaattaattaattaattcaacaGCATAGCTGTCATCTGGCATTATTTGGAACAGGGTAAAATATTTAGGTCCATCTCAGACCTtcagtgcaaaaaaaataaaaataaaaaatctgaatgaaccaaaaaaaaagaaagaaaaacatgtcagtGCCCTTCGTGACAAAGATGACCTCTGTCTTGACACTGACAAGAGCTCATTTGATGACATGATAATGTTTATGGTCAGCAGTCGGCTACagaaagtgaaataaatgtgGGCACACTAATGCCCCCACAGCAAGGCAGCAATGCTCCTTTGCAAATGATTTGGTCCAATGGGTTTTTTGCTCAAATTAACTGATGCTGCATTAAATTTCAAACCTGGAAATACAGTAAACCTGCTGGTGCAGTACCGCTCTGAACATCCAAGTGAGTCATTCGGACTCCCTTTTAGGGGatatttttagttgttgtttgcTCTAATAGGCTATattgtctgctttgttttgggGTACAGAGGGGTTAAGGGTTATTTAGGGCCTCCAAAATGCATGTCAATCCCTCTACACTAAATATAAACTATCaaaacaatattatatatattatttattcatgctTGACTTTGGAAAATGTAATCGGCAATCCAATCTTATCAAAGAGTCCAAATAAATTGATCTAAAAGTGTAAACATTTGCAATTCCATGAGAAATcagcaaactccatctgctgaggaagctCTTGTGGTGTAGAATTTAACATATAGGGCTTTTACTAAGTGTACCTTGCTTTGTTTAGGTGTTTGTGATGATGTGCAAATGTTATGGGGTATAGGTGGTAGGGGCATAGGCATGACAACATCCTGAAAAAAAACATAGGCTAATATtataatcatattttttaatatcaatttagttggttttttttttttggggggggggggggggggggggggggggcacgtGATaccattacattttattttc is part of the Micropterus dolomieu isolate WLL.071019.BEF.003 ecotype Adirondacks linkage group LG15, ASM2129224v1, whole genome shotgun sequence genome and harbors:
- the cog2 gene encoding conserved oligomeric Golgi complex subunit 2 isoform X2, encoding MICRKKKVYVLRLIQVVRSVEKIEKILHSQNSKESSSLESSSPLLAGQILERIATEFNQLQFHAVQSKGMPLLDKVRPRIAGITSMLQQSLEGLLIEGLQTSNVVIVRHCLRTYATIDKTRDAEALVGQVLVKPYMDQVIVEEVVKSTPNGLQLMYSRLLEFVPHHCRLLREVTGGAVSSDKADIVPGYDFLVNSVWPEIIKGMEERLAYLFNPGNPDIFYERYTESMEFVRRFERQCSSQASVKRLRVHPSYTSFHNKWNLPVYFQLRYKEIAGSLENSISDGLEAAPAGSSYHLQVSEVLWSCLVRCWSDKVYLSPLAHRFWKLTLQLYARYAKFLDEVLTKTPPTEVTKEPTRPLPSSASSTSSRTSMDEGGSESGSPASLSTKKLVYIAADIQKLQEQIPELSEMVRKRLEAIGFKNFAIVEDALSDSKACLSSSIPTVNTRMTQHLTERCCRFLKSASEVPRLYRRTNKDLPARASAYMDNALRPLHQLLTDSTGLVTPSTAQEWLRVALSDCTQRYYETISEVLSSVRKMEESLKRLKQARKGASTTTTAGANGGPTDDSKIRLQLALDVEYLGEQIQKMGLQPSDISMFSTLMDLVREARELAEQNQ
- the cog2 gene encoding conserved oligomeric Golgi complex subunit 2 isoform X1 — translated: MNLPKGPDSLCFDKDVFMKDDFDVDQFVSECRKQVQLEEMREDLELYYKLLKTAMVELINKDYADFVNLSTNLVGMDKALNQLSVPLGQLREEVMSLRSCVSEVIQAIDSQLSKHDDLQKKKVYVLRLIQVVRSVEKIEKILHSQNSKESSSLESSSPLLAGQILERIATEFNQLQFHAVQSKGMPLLDKVRPRIAGITSMLQQSLEGLLIEGLQTSNVVIVRHCLRTYATIDKTRDAEALVGQVLVKPYMDQVIVEEVVKSTPNGLQLMYSRLLEFVPHHCRLLREVTGGAVSSDKADIVPGYDFLVNSVWPEIIKGMEERLAYLFNPGNPDIFYERYTESMEFVRRFERQCSSQASVKRLRVHPSYTSFHNKWNLPVYFQLRYKEIAGSLENSISDGLEAAPAGSSYHLQVSEVLWSCLVRCWSDKVYLSPLAHRFWKLTLQLYARYAKFLDEVLTKTPPTEVTKEPTRPLPSSASSTSSRTSMDEGGSESGSPASLSTKKLVYIAADIQKLQEQIPELSEMVRKRLEAIGFKNFAIVEDALSDSKACLSSSIPTVNTRMTQHLTERCCRFLKSASEVPRLYRRTNKDLPARASAYMDNALRPLHQLLTDSTGLVTPSTAQEWLRVALSDCTQRYYETISEVLSSVRKMEESLKRLKQARKGASTTTTAGANGGPTDDSKIRLQLALDVEYLGEQIQKMGLQPSDISMFSTLMDLVREARELAEQNQ